One window of the Mixophyes fleayi isolate aMixFle1 chromosome 6, aMixFle1.hap1, whole genome shotgun sequence genome contains the following:
- the LOC142160030 gene encoding uncharacterized protein LOC142160030 codes for MKKDRSHMTERILNLTLEIIYLLTGEDYTVVKKTSGECVTSSSRPHVSGGLSRTQSPITVPPPHSLIHERNNDQRILELTNKIIQLLTGEVPIRCDDVTVYFSMEEWEYLEGHKDLYKDVMMENHRPLTSLDFTENTELSGRSYTSVSSLDCMKEDYTIGLKLQTAKYSTTDEQNTNNVAEKSVFCQRENLTDIYTPFPSNHLYEEPVSCEEGNLTDVDIYTPTNDDTQCSSTHIHKELVSCEEGNLTDTDIYTPTDHTQYTSTIIKKELVSYEEGNLAHTDINTHTEHTQYRCADCGECFTSSALIALHQKHHQGKKRYYCNICGTCFMLIAQLNAHLTIHTVVNSYSSNEHGICTSNIAECAIHQELHTVAKPFPASDCGKDFTHKSSLTKHQGTHTGEKLFSCSDCGKCFNRKGLLYMHQRIHTGERPFSCSECGKCFNRKSNLTVHHRTHTGEKPFSCSQCGKCFASESSLAAHQKGHVDMRHFSCSDCGKHFTHKFALTRHQRTHTGEKDFSCPVCGKCFSRKGLLAIHERIHTGERPYSCSECGQCFNQKSHLIVHHRTHTGEKPYTCSECGKCFASASDLPIHQRTHTGEKPYSCFDCGKCFTRKALLVMHQRQHTGEKPYSCSECGKSFNRKSHLTIHQRTHSGEKPYCCSECDKCFISDSALVTHQKSHLYIRPFPCPDCGKYFTHKSSLTKHQITHTGEKPFSCSECGKSFKCKALLAMHQRIHTGEKPFSCFGCGKCFNRKSNLIVHQRIHTVEK; via the exons ATGAAAAaggacaggagtcacatgactgagaGGATTTTAaacctcaccctggagatcatctacctgctgactggagag gattacacagtagtgaagaagacatctggtgagtgtgtgacatCCAGCAGCCGTCCCcatgtgtcaggaggattgagcaggacccagagccccatcacggtgcctccacctcactcactgatacatgagagaaacaatgaccagaggattctagaactcaccaacaagatcattcagctgctgactggagag gttcctataaggtgtgatgatgtcactgtctatttctccatggaggagtgggagtatttagaaggacataaggatctgtacaaggacgtgatgatggagaatcaccggcccctcacatcactgg ATTTCACTGAGAATACAGAATTATCTGGAAGATCCTACACCTCTGTTTCTTCACTGGATTGTATGAAAGAGGATTACACGATTGGTTTAAAACTACAGACTGCAAAATACTCTACAACAGatgaacaaaacacaaacaatgtTGCTGAGAAATCAGTTTTCTGCCAGAGAGAAAACCTCACTGACATTTACACACCGTTTCCGTCTAATCATTTGTATGAAGAACCAGTCTCCTGTGAAGAAGGAAATCTCACAGATgttgacatttatacacccacaaaTGATGATACACAATGTTCATCTACCCATATTCATAAGGAATTGGTCTCATGTGAAGAAGGAaatctcacagacactgacatttatacacccacagatcatacacaatatacatctactatTATTAAGAAGGAATTGGTCTCGTATGAAGAAGGAAATCTCGCACATACTGACATtaatacacacacagaacatACACAATATAGATGCGCTGACTGTGGAGAATGTTTTACAAGTTCCGCACTGATTGCTCTACATCAGAAACATCACCAAGGGAAAAAAAGatattattgtaatatatgtGGGACTTGTTTTATGCTCATCGCACAGCTTAATGCTCACTTGACCATTCACACCGTAGTTAACTCATATTCTTCTAATGAACATGGAATATGTACCTCCAATATCGCTGAGTGTGCTATACATCAGGAACTTCACACCGTTGCAAAACCTTTTCCTGCCTCTGACTGTGGTAAagattttacacataaatcatcaTTAACTAAACACCAAggaactcacacaggagagaagctaTTTTCTTGCTCTGACTGCGGGAAATGTTTCAACCGTAAAGGACTTCTTTATATGCATCaaagaattcatacaggagagagaccattttcttgctctgagtgtgggaaatgttttaaccGTAAATCAAATCTCACTGTACATCACAGAacacacacaggagagaagccattttcatgctctcaatgtgggaaatgttttgccagTGAGTCAAGTCTTGCTGCACATCAGAAAGGTCACGTAGACATGAGACATTTTTCTTGCTCGGACTGTGGCAAACACTTTACACATAAATTTGCGCTTACTAGACACCAaagaactcacacaggagagaaggatTTTTCTTGCCCTGTCTGTGGGAAATGTTTCAGCCGTAAAGGACTTCTTGCTATTCatgagagaattcacacaggagagagaccatatTCCTGCTCTGAATGTGGGCAATGTTTTAATCAGAAATCACATCTCATAGTACATCACAGaactcatacaggagagaaaccatatacatgctctgaatgtgggaaatgttttgccagTGCTTCAGATCTTCCTattcatcagagaactcacacaggagagaaaccatattcatgctttgattgtgggaaatgttttactcgTAAAGCTCTTCTTGTAATGCATCAGAGACAACATACAGGCGAGAAACCATACTCTTGTTCTGAATGCGGAAAATCTTTTAACCGTAAATCACATCTTACTATACACCAGAGAACTCACTCGGGAGAGAAGCCATATTGttgctctgaatgtgacaaatGTTTTATCAGTGATTCGGCTCTTGTGACACACCAAAAAAGTCACCTATACATTAGACCATTTCCTTGCCCTGACTGTGGCAAATATTTCACACATAAATCATCTCTTACTAAACATCAAATAACACACactggtgagaagccattttcttgctctgaatgtgggaaatcttTTAAATGTAAAGCACTTCTCGCTATgcaccagagaattcacacaggagagaagccattttcTTGTTTtgggtgtgggaaatgttttaatcgTAAATCAAATCTGattgtacatcagagaattcatacagtaGAAAAATAA
- the LOC142159924 gene encoding gastrula zinc finger protein XlCGF66.1-like isoform X1 produces MDKDWNDMTEKKILHFTLEIIYLLIGENYEVVKKTSGECVSPSSRPRVSAGLGRTQSPITVPPPHSLIHERNNDQRILELTNKIIQLLTGEVPIRCQDVTVYFSMEEWEYLEGHKNLYKDVMMENHQSLTSLDGSSKENTPERCPRPLYSKDHTEENDSTSQDYQYEDLTDIKVEDIKVEEETYVRGDQQCKEEEIPTDISTDLINSRNTAMGPHNSSPDCDIIRDSRETPIDPNIHPVPHSADTASDSHNHEECSPDTITNSATPTGDKSFRCSECGKCFTKKVNLAIHQRFHKGEKPFTKKTVRETHHKLHESEKSLNCSVCGKCFPNRSSFNRHQKIHTGVKPFACSECGKCFTHKSSFGIHQRIHTGERPFACSECGKCFKLRSYLLEHQRYHTGEKPFSCSECGKCFTQKSTLNTHKKSHGTEKPFQCSECGKRFTYKSHLVKHLSSHR; encoded by the exons ATGGACAAGGACTGGAATGACATGACTGAGAAGAAGATATTACATTTCActctggagatcatctacctgctgattGGAGAG AATTACGAAgtagtgaagaagacatctggTGAGTGTGTGTCACCCAGCAGCCGTCCCCGTGTGTCAGCAGGACTgggcaggacccagagccccatcacggtgcctccacctcactcactgatacatgagagaaacaatgaccagaggattctagaactcaccaacaagatcattcagctgctgactggagag gttcctataaggtgtcaggatgtcactgtctatttctccatggaggagtgggagtatttagaaggacacaagaatctgtacaaggacgtgatgatggagaatcaccagagcctcacatcactgg atggatccagtaaggaaaataccccagagagatgcccccgtcctctttattcaaaGGATCACACAGAAGAAAATGACAGTACCTCACAGGATTATCAG TATGAAGacctgactgatattaaagtagaagatataaaggtagaagaagagacgtatgtgaggggtgatcagcagtgtaaggaggaggaaatccctacagatatcagcacag ATCTAATAAACAGCAGGAATACGGCGATGGGGCCTCACAATTCATCTCcagattgtgacatcatcagagaTTCTCGAGAAACCCCAATTGACCCAAATATACATCCCGTACCTCACAGTGCAGATACAGCATCTGATTCCCACAATCATGAGGAATGTTCTCCTGATACTATTACAAATAGTGCAACTCCTACAGGTGATAAAAGCTTTagatgttctgaatgtgggaaatgttttacaaagaaagtAAACCTTGCTATACATCAGCGATTTCACAAAGGTGAGAAGCCGTTTACAAAGAAAACCGTTCGTGAGACACATCATAAACTTCATGAAAGTGAAAAGTCATTAAATTGTTCtgtatgtggaaaatgttttcctAATAGATCAAGTTTTAATcgacatcagaaaattcacacaggtgtgAAGCCATTTGCATGTTCTGAGTgcggaaaatgttttacacataaatcatctTTTGgtatacatcagagaattcacacaggtgagaggcCATttgcatgttctgaatgtggtaaatgttttaaactgAGATCATATCTTTTGGAACATCAGCGATATCACACAggggagaagccattttcatgttctgaatgtggcaaatgttttacacagaaatcaactcTTAATACACATAAGAAAAGTCATGGTACTGAAAAGCCCTTtcaatgttctgagtgtggaaaacgatttacatataaatcacatcttgttaaGCATCTGAGTTCACACCGCTGA
- the LOC142159924 gene encoding gastrula zinc finger protein XlCGF66.1-like isoform X2 yields the protein MDKDWNDMTEKKILHFTLEIIYLLIGENYEVVKKTSGECVSPSSRPRVSAGLGRTQSPITVPPPHSLIHERNNDQRILELTNKIIQLLTGEEWEYLEGHKNLYKDVMMENHQSLTSLDGSSKENTPERCPRPLYSKDHTEENDSTSQDYQYEDLTDIKVEDIKVEEETYVRGDQQCKEEEIPTDISTDLINSRNTAMGPHNSSPDCDIIRDSRETPIDPNIHPVPHSADTASDSHNHEECSPDTITNSATPTGDKSFRCSECGKCFTKKVNLAIHQRFHKGEKPFTKKTVRETHHKLHESEKSLNCSVCGKCFPNRSSFNRHQKIHTGVKPFACSECGKCFTHKSSFGIHQRIHTGERPFACSECGKCFKLRSYLLEHQRYHTGEKPFSCSECGKCFTQKSTLNTHKKSHGTEKPFQCSECGKRFTYKSHLVKHLSSHR from the exons ATGGACAAGGACTGGAATGACATGACTGAGAAGAAGATATTACATTTCActctggagatcatctacctgctgattGGAGAG AATTACGAAgtagtgaagaagacatctggTGAGTGTGTGTCACCCAGCAGCCGTCCCCGTGTGTCAGCAGGACTgggcaggacccagagccccatcacggtgcctccacctcactcactgatacatgagagaaacaatgaccagaggattctagaactcaccaacaagatcattcagctgctgactggagag gagtgggagtatttagaaggacacaagaatctgtacaaggacgtgatgatggagaatcaccagagcctcacatcactgg atggatccagtaaggaaaataccccagagagatgcccccgtcctctttattcaaaGGATCACACAGAAGAAAATGACAGTACCTCACAGGATTATCAG TATGAAGacctgactgatattaaagtagaagatataaaggtagaagaagagacgtatgtgaggggtgatcagcagtgtaaggaggaggaaatccctacagatatcagcacag ATCTAATAAACAGCAGGAATACGGCGATGGGGCCTCACAATTCATCTCcagattgtgacatcatcagagaTTCTCGAGAAACCCCAATTGACCCAAATATACATCCCGTACCTCACAGTGCAGATACAGCATCTGATTCCCACAATCATGAGGAATGTTCTCCTGATACTATTACAAATAGTGCAACTCCTACAGGTGATAAAAGCTTTagatgttctgaatgtgggaaatgttttacaaagaaagtAAACCTTGCTATACATCAGCGATTTCACAAAGGTGAGAAGCCGTTTACAAAGAAAACCGTTCGTGAGACACATCATAAACTTCATGAAAGTGAAAAGTCATTAAATTGTTCtgtatgtggaaaatgttttcctAATAGATCAAGTTTTAATcgacatcagaaaattcacacaggtgtgAAGCCATTTGCATGTTCTGAGTgcggaaaatgttttacacataaatcatctTTTGgtatacatcagagaattcacacaggtgagaggcCATttgcatgttctgaatgtggtaaatgttttaaactgAGATCATATCTTTTGGAACATCAGCGATATCACACAggggagaagccattttcatgttctgaatgtggcaaatgttttacacagaaatcaactcTTAATACACATAAGAAAAGTCATGGTACTGAAAAGCCCTTtcaatgttctgagtgtggaaaacgatttacatataaatcacatcttgttaaGCATCTGAGTTCACACCGCTGA